One genomic region from Argentina anserina chromosome 2, drPotAnse1.1, whole genome shotgun sequence encodes:
- the LOC126783785 gene encoding 3-hydroxy-3-methylglutaryl-coenzyme A reductase 2-like translates to MEIGRRPAMKSSNDEPMTMKVKFVDDEPVKASDALPLPLYLTNAVFFTLFFSVVYFLLTSWREKIRTNTPLHIVSLGEIVAILAFVASFIYLLGFFGIDFVRSLILQPSNDIWAADDDAEEIILKEDARKVPCGEALDCSIPKMAHIASPIVAQKKVFDEKPATEVLPPTAEDEEIIKAVVSGAFPSYSLESRLGDCKRAASIRREALQRVTGKSLEGLPLEGFDYESILGQCCEMPVGYITIPVGIAGPIMLDGREFSVPMATTEGCLVASTNRGCKAINLSGGATSVLLKDGMTRAPVVRFNSAKRAAELKFFMEDPANYETISIVFNKSSRFGRLQTVKCAVAGKNLYMRFCCSTGDAMGMNMVSKGVQNVLDFLQNDFPDMDVIGISGNYCSDKKPAAVNWIEGRGKSVVCEAVIKGDIVTKVLKTNVAALVELNMLKNLTGSAMAGALGGFNAHASNIVSAVYLATGQDPAQNIESSHCITMMEAINDGKDLHVSVTMPSIEVGTVGGGTQLASQSACLNLLGVKGANREAPGANARQLASVVAGSVLAGELSLMSAIAAGQLVKSHMKYNRSNKDVTSVTSA, encoded by the coding sequence ATGGAAATCGGAAGGCGACCGGCGATGAAATCCAGCAACGATGAGCCCATGACAATGAAAGTCAAGTTTGTCGACGATGAACCCGTCAAGGCTTCAGACGCCTTGCCTCTACCTCTTTACTTAACCAATGCCGTGTTCTTCACCCTCTTCTTCTCCGTCGTCTACTTCCTGCTCACCAGCTGGCGTGAGAAGATCCGGACTAATACGCCTCTTCACATCGTTAGTCTTGGAGAGATTGTGGCTATTCTTGCTTTTGTTGCTTCCTTCATCTACCTCCTCGGTTTCTTCGGCATCGATTTTGTTCGGTCACTCATTCTCCAGCCCAGTAATGACATCTGGGCTGCCGACGATGATGCGGAAGAGATTATTCTCAAGGAGGACGCTCGCAAAGTCCCTTGCGGTGAGGCCCTTGATTGCTCAATTCCCAAAATGGCTCATATTGCTTCACCAATAGTAGCCCAGAAGAAGGTGTTTGATGAAAAGCCAGCGACGGAGGTGCTACCGCCGACTGCAGAGGATGAGGAGATCATCAAGGCTGTCGTTTCCGGAGCCTTTCCTTCGTACTCATTGGAATCAAGGCTCGGAGATTGCAAGAGGGCAGCTTCTATTAGGCGCGAGGCTCTGCAGAGAGTTACAGGCAAGTCTCTTGAGGGTTTGCCTTTGGAGGGATTTGATTACGAGTCGATCTTGGGGCAATGCTGTGAGATGCCAGTTGGGTATATCACCATTCCTGTTGGGATTGCTGGGCCTATTATGCTTGATGGAAGAGAATTCTCTGTCCCCATGGCCACCACTGAAGGCTGCTTGGTGGCGAGTACTAACCGTGGCTGCAAAGCTATCAACTTGTCCGGTGGAGCTACCAGTGTGCTTTTGAAAGATGGAATGACCAGGGCACCTGTTGTGAGATTCAACTCGGCTAAGAGAGCTGCTGAGTTGAAGTTCTTCATGGAAGATCCTGCCAATTATGAAACTATCTCCATTGTTTTCAACAAATCGAGCAgatttggtagacttcagacAGTCAAGTGTGCAGTTGCTGGGAAGAACCTTTACATGAGATTCTGCTGCAGCACTGGTGATGCTATGGGGATGAACATGGTCTCTAAAGGTGTGCAAAACGTCCTCGATTTCCTCCAGAATGACTTTCCTGACATGGATGTCATTGGCATTTCCGGTAACTACTGCTCGGACAAGAAGCCTGCTGCTGTGAACTGGATTGAAGGCCGTGGCAAATCTGTTGTGTGTGAGGCTGTGATCAAGGGAGACATAGTGACAAAGGTGTTGAAAACCAATGTGGCGGCCTTGGTGGAACTTAACATGCTCAAGAACCTCACTGGTTCCGCCATGGCTGGTGCTCTTGGTGGTTTCAATGCGCATGCTAGTAATATTGTTTCAGCTGTCTATCTAGCTACTGGTCAAGACCCGGCTCAAAACATTGAGAGTTCTCATTGCATCACCATGATGGAAGCCATAAATGACGGAAAGGATCTTCACGTCTCAGTGACCATGCCTTCAATTGAGGTCGGCACCGTAGGAGGAGGAACACAACTTGCATCTCAGTCTGCTTGTTTGAATTTGCTTGGAGTGAAGGGTGCTAACAGAGAAGCTCCAGGAGCAAACGCAAGGCAATTGGCCAGTGTTGTAGCTGGTTCTGTTCTTGCTGGAGAGCTTTCTCTCATGTCAGCTATTGCAGCTGGACAACTGGTTAAGAGCCACATGAAGTACAATAGATCAAACAAAGATGTTACATCTGTTACTTCTGCTTAA